The following are encoded together in the Mycolicibacterium arabiense genome:
- a CDS encoding DUF732 domain-containing protein yields MKRIPKATTASLAVSAGLIAGATFLATPAHADPGADAFVGALSSAGLGGIDPATAVSVGQSVCPMLSEPGQQMADVAAGVSDALGRPLGPATMFTGIAISMFCPAAVTSLANGQNPIPFGLAGF; encoded by the coding sequence ATGAAGCGCATCCCCAAGGCGACGACAGCGTCGCTGGCAGTGTCCGCAGGTCTGATCGCGGGCGCGACGTTCCTGGCCACCCCGGCGCACGCCGATCCGGGGGCCGATGCCTTCGTAGGAGCGCTCAGTTCGGCCGGTCTCGGTGGCATCGATCCGGCCACCGCAGTGTCGGTTGGCCAGTCCGTCTGCCCGATGCTGTCGGAACCAGGTCAGCAGATGGCCGACGTCGCGGCCGGCGTCTCGGACGCACTGGGCCGACCGCTCGGCCCCGCGACCATGTTCACCGGCATCGCCATCTCGATGTTCTGCCCGGCCGCCGTGACCTCGCTGGCCAACGGGCAAAACCCCATCCCGTTCGGGCTTGCGGGGTTCTGA
- a CDS encoding multifunctional oxoglutarate decarboxylase/oxoglutarate dehydrogenase thiamine pyrophosphate-binding subunit/dihydrolipoyllysine-residue succinyltransferase subunit has protein sequence MSSSPSPFGQNEWLVEEMYRKFREDPTSVDPSWHEFLVDYSPEPTTAASAPANGKSGATAKTGPSSPPIPAPAPPPANGSSSNGSKTAPKAPEKSSAKPAEKAADKAPAKPAAAESKPADKTSTSEKPAAPATKPATSATAANPEPAKPKSPAGPPPAEDDEAAVLRGAAAAVVKNMNASLEVPTATSVRAIPAKLMIDNRVVINNHLKRTRGGKISFTHLLGYAIVQAVKKFPNMNRHFAEVDGKPNVITPAHTNLGLAIDLQGKDGKRQLVVAAIKRCETMRFGQFIAAYEDIVRRARDGKLTAEDFSGVTISLTNPGTIGTVHSVPRLMRNQGAIIGAGAMEYPAEFQGASEERINEIGVGKLITLTSTYDHRIIQGAESGDFLRTIHQLLLDDEFFDEIFRELGIPYEPVRWRTDNPDAITDKNARIIELIAAYRNRGHLMADVDPLRLDKTRFRSHPDLDVLTHGLTLWDLDRVFKVDGFAGAEYKKLRDVLSVLRDAYCRHVGVEYTHILEPEQQKWIRDRVEVKHDKPTVAEQKYILSKLNAAEAFETFLQTKYVGQKRFSLEGAETVIPMMDAAIDQAAEHGLDEVVIGMPHRGRLNVLANIVGKPYSQIFSEFEGNLNPSQAHGSGDVKYHLGATGTYIQMFGENDIEVSLVANPSHLEAVDPVLEGLVRAKQDLVDKGDGPDGFTIVPMMLHGDAAFAGQGVVAETLNLALLRGYRTGGTIHIVVNNQIGFTTSPQNSRSSEYCTDVAKMIGAPIFHVNGDDPEAAQWVARLAIDFRQKFKKDVIIDMLCYRRRGHNEGDDPSMTQPYMYDVIDTKRGVRKTYTEALIGRGDISMKEAEDALRDYQGQLERVFNEVRDLEKHDIEPSESVESDQVLPAKLSTAVDKSLLARIGDAHLSFPEEFAVHPRVKPVLEKRREMAYEGKVDWAFGELLALGTLVSEGKLVRLSGQDTRRGTFTQRHSVIIDRKTGAEFTPLQLLATNTDGTPSGGKFMVYDSALSEFAAVGFEYGYSVGNPDAMVLWEAQFGDFVNGAQTIIDEFISSGEAKWGQLSDVVLLLPHGHEGQGPDHTSGRIERFLQVCAEGSMTVAMPSTPANYFHLLRRHGMDGIHRPLIVFTPKSMLRNKAVVSDIRDFTEQKFRSIMEEPTYTDGVGDRSKAKRILLTSGKIYYDLAARKAKEGRDDVAILRVEQLYPLPRKRLAATIDEYPNAEQFFWVQEEPANQGAWPTFGLSMPELLPDHLTGIKRISRRAMSAPSSGSSKVHAVEQQEIIDEAFAK, from the coding sequence GTGAGCAGTTCACCTTCACCATTCGGGCAGAACGAATGGCTGGTCGAGGAGATGTACCGCAAGTTCCGGGAGGATCCCACCTCGGTGGACCCGAGTTGGCACGAGTTCCTCGTCGACTACTCACCGGAACCGACCACGGCGGCCTCGGCACCGGCGAACGGCAAGAGCGGCGCGACCGCCAAGACCGGTCCCTCCTCCCCACCCATCCCGGCGCCGGCTCCGCCGCCCGCCAACGGCTCGTCGTCGAACGGCTCCAAGACCGCGCCGAAGGCCCCGGAGAAGAGTTCCGCCAAGCCCGCCGAGAAGGCTGCTGACAAGGCGCCCGCGAAGCCCGCAGCAGCCGAGAGCAAGCCTGCCGACAAGACCTCGACGTCGGAGAAGCCCGCCGCGCCCGCGACCAAGCCCGCCACGTCGGCGACTGCGGCCAACCCCGAGCCCGCGAAGCCGAAGAGCCCCGCGGGTCCGCCGCCGGCCGAGGACGACGAGGCCGCGGTCCTGCGCGGTGCCGCAGCAGCGGTGGTCAAGAACATGAACGCCTCGCTAGAGGTGCCGACCGCCACCAGCGTCCGCGCCATCCCGGCGAAGCTGATGATCGACAACCGCGTCGTCATCAACAACCACCTCAAGCGCACGCGCGGCGGCAAGATCAGCTTCACCCACCTGCTGGGCTACGCGATCGTGCAGGCCGTCAAGAAGTTCCCGAACATGAACCGGCACTTCGCCGAGGTCGACGGGAAGCCCAACGTCATCACCCCGGCCCACACCAACCTGGGCCTGGCGATCGACCTGCAGGGCAAGGACGGCAAGCGTCAACTCGTCGTCGCCGCCATCAAGCGGTGCGAGACCATGCGCTTCGGCCAGTTCATCGCCGCCTACGAGGACATCGTGCGGCGCGCCCGCGACGGCAAGCTGACCGCCGAGGACTTCTCCGGCGTCACCATCTCGCTGACCAACCCCGGCACCATCGGCACCGTGCACTCGGTGCCGCGCCTGATGCGCAACCAGGGCGCGATCATCGGTGCGGGCGCCATGGAGTACCCCGCCGAGTTCCAGGGCGCCAGCGAGGAGCGCATCAACGAGATCGGCGTCGGCAAGCTGATCACGCTGACCTCCACCTACGACCACCGCATCATCCAGGGCGCGGAGTCGGGCGACTTCCTGCGCACCATCCACCAGCTGCTGCTCGACGACGAGTTCTTCGACGAGATCTTCCGCGAACTCGGCATCCCGTACGAGCCGGTGCGGTGGCGCACCGACAACCCCGACGCGATCACCGACAAGAACGCCCGGATCATCGAGCTGATCGCGGCCTACCGCAACCGCGGCCATCTGATGGCCGACGTCGACCCGCTGCGCCTGGACAAGACCCGGTTCCGCAGCCACCCCGACCTCGACGTCCTGACCCACGGCCTGACGCTGTGGGACCTCGACCGCGTGTTCAAGGTCGACGGGTTCGCAGGCGCCGAGTACAAGAAGCTGCGCGACGTGCTGTCGGTGCTGCGCGACGCGTACTGCCGTCACGTCGGCGTGGAGTACACCCACATCCTGGAACCCGAGCAGCAGAAGTGGATCCGGGACCGCGTCGAGGTCAAGCACGACAAGCCGACCGTCGCCGAGCAGAAGTACATCCTGAGCAAGCTCAACGCCGCCGAGGCGTTCGAAACGTTCCTGCAGACCAAGTACGTGGGGCAGAAGCGCTTCTCGCTCGAAGGCGCCGAGACCGTCATCCCGATGATGGACGCCGCGATCGACCAGGCCGCCGAGCACGGTCTCGACGAGGTCGTGATCGGCATGCCGCACCGCGGCCGGCTCAACGTGCTGGCCAACATCGTCGGCAAGCCCTATTCGCAGATCTTCAGCGAGTTCGAGGGCAACCTGAACCCGTCCCAGGCCCACGGCTCCGGTGACGTGAAGTACCACCTCGGCGCCACCGGCACCTACATCCAGATGTTCGGCGAGAACGACATCGAGGTATCGCTGGTGGCCAACCCGAGCCACCTCGAGGCCGTCGACCCAGTCCTCGAGGGACTGGTGCGCGCCAAGCAGGACCTGGTGGACAAGGGCGACGGACCCGATGGCTTCACGATCGTGCCGATGATGCTGCACGGCGACGCGGCGTTCGCCGGACAGGGCGTGGTGGCGGAGACGCTGAACCTGGCGCTGCTGCGCGGCTACCGCACCGGCGGCACCATCCACATCGTGGTCAACAACCAGATCGGGTTCACCACCTCACCGCAGAATTCGCGCTCCAGCGAGTACTGCACGGACGTGGCGAAGATGATCGGCGCGCCGATCTTCCACGTCAACGGCGACGATCCCGAAGCCGCTCAGTGGGTGGCCCGGCTGGCGATCGACTTCCGGCAGAAGTTCAAGAAGGACGTCATCATCGACATGCTGTGCTACCGCCGCCGCGGGCACAACGAGGGCGACGACCCGTCGATGACGCAGCCGTACATGTACGACGTCATCGACACCAAGCGGGGCGTCCGCAAGACCTACACCGAGGCCCTCATCGGTCGTGGCGACATCTCGATGAAGGAAGCCGAGGACGCCCTGCGCGACTACCAGGGTCAGCTCGAGCGTGTCTTCAACGAGGTCCGCGACCTCGAGAAGCACGACATCGAACCCAGCGAGTCGGTGGAGTCCGACCAGGTGCTGCCCGCGAAACTCAGTACGGCAGTGGACAAGTCGCTACTGGCGCGCATCGGCGACGCGCACCTGTCCTTCCCCGAGGAGTTCGCGGTGCACCCGCGCGTCAAGCCGGTGCTCGAGAAGCGGCGCGAGATGGCCTACGAGGGCAAGGTCGACTGGGCGTTCGGCGAACTGTTGGCCCTGGGCACCCTGGTCTCGGAGGGCAAGCTGGTCCGGCTGTCCGGCCAGGACACCCGCCGCGGCACGTTCACCCAGCGCCACTCGGTGATCATCGACCGCAAGACCGGAGCGGAGTTCACGCCGCTGCAGCTGCTGGCGACCAACACCGACGGCACGCCGTCGGGCGGCAAGTTCATGGTCTACGATTCGGCGCTGTCGGAGTTCGCGGCAGTCGGCTTCGAGTACGGCTACTCGGTCGGCAACCCCGACGCGATGGTGCTGTGGGAGGCGCAGTTCGGCGACTTCGTCAACGGCGCGCAGACGATCATCGACGAGTTCATCAGCTCGGGCGAGGCCAAGTGGGGCCAGCTGTCCGACGTCGTGCTGCTGTTGCCGCACGGTCACGAGGGTCAGGGCCCCGACCACACCTCGGGTCGCATCGAGCGGTTCCTGCAGGTGTGCGCCGAGGGGTCGATGACGGTCGCGATGCCGTCGACGCCTGCGAACTACTTCCACCTACTGCGTCGGCACGGCATGGACGGCATTCACCGTCCGCTGATCGTGTTCACGCCGAAGTCGATGCTGCGCAACAAGGCCGTCGTCAGCGACATCCGCGACTTCACCGAGCAGAAGTTCCGCTCGATCATGGAGGAGCCGACGTACACCGACGGCGTCGGCGACCGGTCGAAGGCCAAGCGAATCCTGTTGACCAGCGGCAAGATCTACTACGACCTCGCTGCCCGCAAGGCCAAGGAGGGCCGCGACGACGTCGCGATCCTGCGCGTCGAGCAGCTCTACCCGCTGCCCCGCAAGCGCCTCGCGGCGACCATCGACGAGTACCCGAACGCCGAGCAGTTCTTCTGGGTGCAGGAGGAGCCGGCCAACCAGGGCGCGTGGCCCACGTTCGGGCTATCGATGCCGGAGTTGCTGCCCGATCACCTGACCGGGATCAAGCGCATCTCGCGCCGTGCGATGTCGGCGCCGTCGTCCGGGTCGTCGAAGGTGCACGCCGTCGAGCAGCAGGAGATCATCGACGAGGCGTTCGCCAAGTGA
- a CDS encoding multidrug effflux MFS transporter codes for MASSPDVDLGSGVDVAPDGTQAPGRTRMILVLGLLVALGPLTIDMYLPALPRIAEELSVSSSVAQLTLTGTLAGLAIGQLVIGPLSDSLGRRRPLMAGIVLHMVASLICLLAPNITVLGLARGLQGMGAAATMVVSIAIVGDLFKGNAAATVMSRLMLVLGVAPVLAPSLGAAVLLQGSWHWVFAVLVVLAGALLLMAALALPETLPTAHRRPLRVRGILSTYGQLFGDARFVILVLVAALGMSGLFAYIAGASFVLQGRYGLDQQSFALVFGAGAVALIGSTQFNVVLLRRFTPQAIVVWALAASSLFGVVFIGLAVAGVGGLAAFVVPVWLILGAMGFVIPNAPALALSRHPEASGTSAALLGAAQFGLGAAVAPLVGVLGNDEIALAVVMTAGAVIALGALLAARVGAESTSDDEEFVGAAIAEPV; via the coding sequence ATGGCCTCTTCCCCGGACGTAGACCTCGGCAGCGGCGTAGACGTGGCACCCGATGGCACCCAGGCACCGGGTCGAACCCGGATGATCCTGGTGCTCGGCCTGCTCGTCGCGCTCGGTCCGCTCACCATCGACATGTACCTGCCCGCACTGCCACGCATCGCCGAGGAACTGTCGGTGTCGTCGTCGGTGGCGCAGTTGACACTGACCGGCACGCTGGCGGGTCTGGCGATCGGGCAGCTCGTCATCGGCCCGCTGTCGGATTCGCTGGGACGTCGCCGTCCGCTGATGGCGGGCATCGTCCTGCACATGGTCGCGTCGCTGATCTGCCTGCTGGCGCCGAACATCACCGTGCTCGGCCTGGCGCGTGGCCTGCAGGGCATGGGCGCTGCCGCGACCATGGTCGTATCCATCGCGATCGTCGGCGACCTGTTCAAGGGCAACGCCGCCGCCACGGTGATGTCGCGGTTGATGCTGGTGCTCGGCGTCGCCCCGGTGCTCGCGCCGTCGCTGGGCGCGGCGGTACTGCTGCAAGGGTCGTGGCACTGGGTGTTCGCCGTGCTCGTCGTCCTGGCGGGCGCACTGCTCCTTATGGCCGCGTTGGCGCTGCCGGAGACGCTGCCCACCGCACATCGCAGGCCGCTGCGGGTCCGCGGGATCCTCAGCACGTACGGCCAACTGTTCGGTGACGCGCGGTTCGTGATCCTGGTCCTCGTCGCCGCGCTGGGCATGTCGGGCCTGTTCGCCTACATCGCCGGTGCGTCGTTCGTCCTGCAGGGCCGCTACGGACTCGACCAGCAGTCCTTCGCGCTGGTGTTCGGCGCAGGCGCGGTGGCTCTCATCGGCTCGACGCAGTTCAACGTCGTGCTGCTGCGCCGGTTCACCCCGCAGGCCATCGTCGTGTGGGCGCTCGCGGCGTCCTCGCTCTTCGGTGTGGTCTTCATCGGGTTGGCCGTAGCCGGCGTCGGCGGGCTGGCCGCGTTCGTCGTGCCCGTGTGGCTGATCCTGGGCGCGATGGGGTTCGTCATCCCCAACGCCCCGGCGTTGGCACTGTCGCGGCACCCCGAGGCCTCGGGTACGTCGGCGGCACTGCTCGGCGCCGCGCAGTTCGGCCTCGGTGCCGCGGTGGCACCCCTGGTCGGGGTGCTCGGCAACGACGAAATCGCGCTCGCCGTGGTGATGACCGCCGGTGCCGTGATCGCGCTGGGCGCGTTGCTGGCCGCGCGCGTCGGCGCAGAGTCCACGTCCGATGACGAGGAGTTCGTCGGCGCGGCCATCGCGGAACCGGTATAG
- a CDS encoding MFS transporter, with translation MRATHPQSANPWRVLWAMMVGFFMILVDATIVSVANPSIMDGLRADYDAVIWVTSAYLLAYAVPLLVAGRLGDRYGPKNLYLIGLGIFTAASLWCGLADTIEMLIAARVVQGVGAALLTPQTLSAITRIFPPDRRGVALSIWGATAGVATLVGPLAGGVLVDGLGWHWIFIVNVPVGVIGLALAYWFVPSLPTEKKGFDLLGVLLSGAGMFLVVFALQEGESHDWAPWIWGMVVAGLGFVAAFVYWQSVNPGDPLIPLRIFRDRDFSLSNLGISVIGFAVTAMILPLMFYAQAVAGLSPTRAALLTAPMAISSGVLAPFVGKLVDRHAPTPIVGFGFSALAIGLTWLSVEMTDTTPIWRLVLPLIVMGVGMAFIWSPLAATATRHLPPDLAGAGSGVYNTTRQIGGVLGSAGMAAFMTSRIGAEMPGGGERPPGAEAGITELPDFLQVPFSAALSQALLLPAFVALLGVVAALFLRGPGDHGPAPVRPPVGGRTVPDDADYFPDDDEYVEYTVDWDEPESAPLQAVRSRVDAPVSPPVDDSVTTPFDVHVEPPLPAPADEWRGGPVEAWQHLFVDDEPAAVTDVQPVSAPAADVARNGHAHNGHHVDGPVGGLDRFEVPSRSAAGRHSRRDEEETSGEDAGTYGRHSMRFRD, from the coding sequence ATGCGGGCCACCCACCCGCAATCGGCGAACCCATGGCGCGTCCTGTGGGCCATGATGGTCGGCTTCTTCATGATCCTGGTCGACGCGACCATCGTGTCGGTCGCCAACCCGTCGATCATGGACGGCCTCCGCGCCGACTACGACGCGGTGATCTGGGTGACCAGCGCCTACCTGCTGGCGTACGCCGTGCCGCTGCTGGTGGCCGGCCGGTTGGGGGACCGGTACGGCCCGAAGAACCTCTACCTGATTGGTTTGGGGATCTTCACCGCCGCCTCGCTGTGGTGCGGTCTCGCCGACACCATCGAGATGTTGATCGCCGCCCGCGTCGTGCAGGGCGTCGGGGCGGCGCTGCTGACCCCGCAGACCCTGTCGGCGATCACCCGGATCTTCCCGCCGGACCGCCGCGGCGTCGCGCTCAGCATCTGGGGCGCGACGGCCGGTGTCGCGACGCTCGTCGGCCCGCTCGCCGGCGGCGTCCTCGTCGATGGTCTCGGCTGGCACTGGATCTTCATCGTCAACGTCCCGGTCGGCGTCATCGGCCTCGCGCTGGCGTACTGGTTCGTGCCCTCGCTGCCGACCGAGAAGAAGGGGTTCGACCTCCTGGGCGTCCTGCTCTCGGGAGCGGGCATGTTCCTGGTCGTGTTCGCCCTGCAGGAGGGCGAGTCGCACGACTGGGCGCCGTGGATCTGGGGCATGGTCGTCGCGGGTCTCGGGTTCGTCGCGGCGTTCGTCTACTGGCAGTCGGTCAACCCCGGGGACCCGCTGATCCCGCTGCGGATCTTCCGCGACAGGGACTTCAGCCTGTCGAACCTGGGCATCTCGGTCATCGGCTTCGCGGTGACGGCGATGATCCTGCCGCTGATGTTCTACGCCCAAGCGGTGGCCGGCCTTTCGCCGACGCGGGCCGCGCTGCTGACGGCCCCGATGGCGATCTCGTCCGGCGTGCTGGCGCCGTTCGTCGGCAAGCTCGTCGACCGCCATGCGCCGACGCCCATCGTCGGATTCGGCTTCTCGGCGCTGGCGATCGGGCTGACCTGGCTGTCGGTCGAGATGACCGACACGACGCCCATCTGGCGCCTCGTGCTGCCGCTGATCGTGATGGGCGTCGGGATGGCGTTCATCTGGTCACCGCTGGCCGCGACGGCCACCCGGCACCTGCCGCCCGACCTGGCCGGAGCCGGTTCCGGGGTGTACAACACCACGCGACAGATCGGTGGCGTCCTCGGCAGTGCGGGCATGGCCGCGTTCATGACGTCGCGGATCGGCGCGGAGATGCCCGGCGGCGGCGAGCGTCCGCCCGGTGCCGAGGCCGGCATCACGGAGCTGCCCGACTTCCTGCAGGTGCCGTTCTCGGCGGCGCTGTCCCAGGCCCTGCTGCTACCCGCGTTCGTCGCGTTGCTCGGTGTCGTCGCTGCGCTGTTCCTGCGCGGGCCGGGTGACCACGGGCCCGCTCCGGTGCGGCCACCCGTGGGCGGACGGACCGTGCCCGACGACGCGGATTACTTCCCCGACGACGACGAGTACGTCGAGTACACGGTGGACTGGGACGAGCCGGAATCGGCGCCGCTGCAGGCGGTCCGATCGCGTGTGGACGCCCCCGTGTCCCCTCCGGTCGACGATAGCGTGACGACCCCGTTCGACGTGCACGTCGAACCCCCGTTGCCCGCCCCCGCCGACGAGTGGCGAGGCGGTCCCGTCGAAGCGTGGCAGCACCTGTTCGTCGACGACGAGCCGGCGGCGGTCACCGACGTGCAACCCGTGTCGGCGCCAGCCGCGGACGTCGCTCGAAATGGCCACGCGCACAACGGTCATCACGTCGACGGACCTGTCGGGGGACTGGACCGGTTCGAGGTGCCCTCGCGTTCGGCGGCGGGCAGGCACAGCCGCCGCGACGAGGAGGAGACCTCGGGCGAGGATGCCGGGACCTACGGTCGGCACTCGATGCGCTTCCGCGACTAG
- a CDS encoding FAD-binding oxidoreductase — protein sequence MTDVLIDRLAEIVGARHVSTDPDVLVGRCVDYTGRYRGHARALVRPGDADEVAGVLRTCRDAGANVTVQGGRTSLVAGTVPEHDDVLLSTERLTDIGPIDAVERRVRVGAGVTAAALQKAAAATGLVFGVDLASRDTATIGGMASTNAGGLRTVRYGNMAEQILGLDVALPDGSIVRRHSEVRRDNTGYDLTSLFVGAEGTIGVITALDVRLHPTPAHRVTAVVGFDDLGALIALGRELRDADGIAALELIDARASALTAEHLGVAAPVDGAWQLLVELAGDTDQTERLADALGRADLVGEPAVGVDSAAAQRLWSVRESVADVLGRYGPPLKFDVSLPLANVPGFAAAATALIADHAPDAIPVLFGHVGEGNLHLNLVRCALDGDAERALYSAMMTLIADHRGNVSSEHGVGSRKRDYLRMSRTPEDIAAMHALKTAFDPDGYLNRAVLFG from the coding sequence GTGACCGACGTGCTGATCGACCGCCTCGCCGAGATCGTCGGCGCGCGCCACGTCAGCACCGATCCCGACGTGCTGGTCGGCCGCTGCGTCGACTACACCGGCCGCTACCGGGGGCACGCCCGCGCGCTGGTGCGGCCCGGCGACGCCGACGAGGTGGCGGGGGTGTTGCGGACCTGCCGCGACGCGGGCGCGAACGTGACGGTGCAGGGCGGCCGAACCTCACTGGTCGCCGGAACCGTGCCCGAGCACGACGACGTGCTGCTGTCGACCGAGCGGCTGACCGACATCGGTCCGATCGACGCGGTGGAGCGCCGCGTGCGGGTGGGCGCGGGCGTGACCGCGGCGGCGCTGCAGAAGGCCGCGGCCGCAACGGGTTTGGTGTTCGGGGTGGACCTGGCCTCACGCGATACCGCGACCATCGGCGGGATGGCCTCGACGAACGCCGGCGGCCTGCGCACCGTGCGGTACGGGAACATGGCCGAACAGATCCTCGGCCTCGACGTTGCCCTGCCCGACGGCTCGATCGTGCGCAGGCACAGCGAGGTTCGGCGCGACAACACGGGCTACGACCTGACGTCGCTGTTCGTCGGCGCGGAGGGCACCATCGGCGTCATCACCGCGCTCGACGTGCGACTGCACCCGACGCCTGCCCACCGGGTGACGGCGGTCGTCGGGTTCGACGACCTGGGTGCGCTGATCGCGCTGGGTCGCGAGTTGCGCGACGCCGACGGCATCGCCGCGCTGGAGCTGATCGATGCGCGGGCGAGCGCGCTGACCGCCGAGCACCTCGGCGTCGCCGCACCCGTCGACGGCGCGTGGCAGCTGCTGGTGGAACTGGCGGGTGACACCGACCAGACCGAGCGGCTGGCCGACGCGCTCGGCCGGGCCGACCTGGTGGGCGAGCCGGCCGTTGGAGTGGATTCCGCTGCCGCACAACGCCTGTGGTCCGTGCGCGAATCGGTGGCCGACGTGCTCGGACGGTACGGGCCGCCGCTGAAGTTCGACGTCTCACTGCCGCTGGCGAACGTCCCCGGCTTCGCCGCCGCCGCGACGGCCCTGATCGCCGACCACGCACCCGACGCGATCCCGGTGCTGTTCGGCCACGTCGGGGAGGGCAACCTGCATCTGAACCTGGTGCGCTGCGCGCTCGACGGCGACGCCGAGCGCGCGCTGTACTCGGCGATGATGACGCTGATCGCCGACCACCGCGGCAACGTCAGTTCCGAGCACGGGGTGGGCAGCCGCAAGCGCGACTACCTTCGGATGTCGCGCACCCCCGAGGACATCGCGGCGATGCACGCGCTCAAGACGGCGTTCGACCCCGACGGCTATCTCAACCGCGCGGTGCTGTTCGGCTGA